Proteins encoded within one genomic window of Deinococcus budaensis:
- a CDS encoding catalase, with translation MSDHDQLPEHHTAVQGTTPGQADQTLTTRQGHPVRNNQQQRTVGTRGPATLENYQFLEKISHFDRERIPERVVHARGAGAHGVFEAYGKVGDEPVSKYTRAKLFQEAGKQTPVFVRFSTVIHSSHSPETMRDPRGFAVKFYTEDGNWDLVGNNLKVFFIRDAIKFPDVIHSLKPDPVTNRQDGGRIFDFMSNTPEAVHMLTLLFSPHGIPANYRHMQGSGVNTYKWVNDRGEAVLVKYHWEPVQGIRNLTQPEAEAIQAKNINHATQDLYEAIERGDFPQWELLVQIMSDDEHPELDFDPLDDTKIWPREQFPWLPVGKMTLNRNPENYFAEVEQAAFGTGVLVDGLDFSDDKMLVGRTFSYSDTQRYRVGSNYLQLPINAPKRQVATNQRDGQMAYRVDTAPGQNPHVNYEPSSMNGLTEAPRDVPEYTPWVEGHLQRAPIERTNDFQQAGEQYRAFEDWERDDLIGNLVENISAATPEVQARMVELFTQCDPDYGRRVAEGLAAHAASRAAKEEGAVQQAEERSREAQPY, from the coding sequence ATGAGCGACCACGATCAGCTTCCCGAACACCACACCGCCGTCCAGGGGACGACTCCGGGCCAGGCCGACCAGACCCTCACGACCCGCCAGGGCCATCCGGTGCGCAACAACCAGCAGCAGCGCACGGTGGGCACGCGCGGCCCCGCGACCCTGGAGAACTACCAGTTTCTGGAAAAGATCAGCCACTTCGACCGCGAGCGCATCCCCGAACGGGTGGTCCACGCCCGCGGCGCCGGGGCGCACGGCGTCTTCGAGGCGTACGGCAAGGTGGGCGACGAGCCGGTGAGCAAGTACACCCGCGCCAAGCTCTTTCAGGAGGCGGGCAAGCAGACCCCGGTCTTCGTGCGCTTCTCCACCGTGATCCACTCCAGCCACTCGCCCGAGACGATGCGTGACCCGCGCGGCTTCGCGGTGAAGTTCTACACCGAGGACGGCAACTGGGACCTCGTCGGGAACAACCTCAAGGTCTTTTTCATCCGCGACGCGATCAAGTTCCCGGACGTGATCCACTCCCTCAAGCCCGACCCCGTCACCAACCGCCAGGACGGCGGACGCATCTTCGACTTCATGAGCAACACGCCCGAAGCGGTGCACATGCTCACCCTGCTGTTCTCGCCCCACGGCATCCCGGCGAACTACCGCCACATGCAGGGCAGTGGCGTGAACACCTACAAGTGGGTGAACGACCGGGGCGAGGCCGTGCTCGTGAAGTACCACTGGGAACCCGTGCAGGGCATCCGCAACCTGACCCAGCCGGAAGCCGAGGCGATTCAGGCGAAGAACATCAACCACGCCACCCAGGACCTCTACGAGGCCATCGAGCGCGGCGACTTCCCGCAGTGGGAGCTGCTGGTGCAGATCATGTCCGACGACGAGCACCCCGAACTCGACTTCGATCCGCTGGACGACACCAAGATCTGGCCGCGCGAGCAGTTCCCCTGGCTGCCCGTCGGCAAGATGACCCTGAACCGCAACCCCGAGAACTACTTCGCGGAGGTCGAGCAGGCGGCGTTCGGCACGGGCGTCCTGGTGGACGGGCTGGACTTCAGTGACGACAAGATGCTGGTGGGCCGCACCTTCTCGTACTCGGACACGCAGCGCTACCGGGTGGGCAGCAACTACCTCCAGCTGCCCATCAACGCGCCCAAGCGGCAGGTGGCGACCAACCAGCGCGACGGGCAGATGGCCTACCGGGTGGACACCGCGCCCGGCCAGAACCCGCACGTCAACTACGAGCCGTCCTCCATGAACGGCCTGACGGAAGCGCCGCGCGACGTGCCCGAGTACACCCCCTGGGTGGAGGGCCACCTCCAGCGGGCGCCCATCGAGCGCACCAACGACTTTCAGCAGGCGGGCGAGCAGTACCGCGCCTTCGAGGACTGGGAACGCGACGACCTGATAGGCAACCTCGTGGAGAACATCTCGGCCGCCACGCCGGAAGTGCAGGCCCGCATGGTCGAGCTGTTCACCCAGTGCGACCCCGACTACGGCCGCCGGGTGGCCGAAGGCCTTGCCGCCCACGCTGCCAGCCGCGCCGCCAAGGAAGAGGGCGCCGTGCAGCAGGCCGAGGAGCGCAGCCGGGAAGCCCAGCCCTACTGA
- a CDS encoding Uma2 family endonuclease: MTDAAFQAMSLEEYLRSEETPYKREYVAGFVYPLHAHAGVSEPHSLIVMNIAGTLFPHARRQGCRLHAGEMRLQVKDALFYPDVMLLCGERGDGRYYVTDPCLLVEVLSPSTAANDRVGKYAMYTSLPTLQTYLIVEEAERRVYEYQRDEDDWQLREVAGTGTVDIPCLGLSLTLEDVYGGVIDAR, encoded by the coding sequence ATGACGGACGCCGCGTTTCAGGCCATGAGCCTGGAAGAGTACCTGCGCTCGGAGGAGACGCCTTACAAGCGCGAGTACGTGGCTGGGTTTGTCTACCCGCTGCACGCGCACGCGGGGGTAAGCGAACCGCACTCGCTGATCGTCATGAACATTGCCGGAACGCTCTTTCCCCACGCGAGGCGTCAGGGCTGCCGTCTGCACGCAGGAGAGATGCGCTTGCAGGTGAAAGACGCGCTGTTCTACCCCGACGTGATGCTGCTGTGCGGCGAACGTGGAGACGGGCGGTACTACGTGACCGATCCCTGCCTGCTTGTCGAGGTCCTGTCGCCCAGCACCGCCGCCAACGACCGGGTGGGCAAGTACGCGATGTACACGTCGCTGCCGACACTCCAGACCTACCTGATCGTGGAGGAGGCCGAGCGGCGGGTCTACGAGTACCAGCGGGATGAGGACGACTGGCAGTTGCGCGAGGTCGCCGGAACGGGCACGGTGGACATTCCCTGCCTGGGCCTGAGCCTCACGCTGGAGGACGTGTACGGCGGCGTGATCGACGCGCGGTAG
- the hutH gene encoding histidine ammonia-lyase: MILDQTLSLEQFVAVVRGGEAVTLSEAARQRLRRARAVVERIVDGEAAVYGVNTGFGKFASVRVGRHQLAQLQHNLIVSHAIGVGDPLPAEVVRGMLLLRAQSLSLGHSGVRPGVVEALLTLLNAGAHPVVPAQGSVGASGDLAPLAHLALALIGLGETEHAGEVRPAGEVLRDLGLAPLRLQAKEGLALINGTQLMGSLLALALVDARTLLHTANLAAAMTVEALSGSHRPFGEGVVRLRPHPGALEVAAELRAFLRGSEIAPAHATCGRVQDAYSLRAAPQVHGATLDALMQAARVLDVEFASVTDNPLIFPEAGDGEQVVSGANFHGQPLALTADALKVAVAELASVSERRCEQLLNPALSGLPGFLTPEGGLNSGLMIAQYTAAALVSENKVLAHPASVDSIPTSANQEDHVSMGAHGARQLRQILEHARTVLSIELLCAAQALSFQPLRAGAGVQAAYERIRQDVAPLGQDRYYRPDLLRVRALVTSGELLHCAREA, from the coding sequence GTGATTCTGGACCAAACCCTCAGTCTCGAACAGTTCGTCGCGGTCGTGCGCGGGGGCGAGGCGGTCACGCTCTCGGAGGCGGCGCGGCAGCGTCTTCGGCGGGCACGGGCGGTGGTGGAACGCATCGTGGACGGCGAGGCGGCGGTGTACGGGGTGAACACCGGCTTCGGCAAGTTCGCCAGCGTGCGGGTAGGCCGCCACCAGCTCGCCCAGCTTCAGCACAACCTGATCGTGTCCCACGCGATCGGGGTGGGCGATCCCCTTCCGGCCGAGGTCGTGCGCGGGATGCTGCTGCTGCGGGCGCAGTCACTCTCCCTCGGGCATTCGGGGGTCCGGCCTGGGGTGGTCGAAGCCCTGCTCACGCTGCTCAATGCCGGGGCGCACCCGGTCGTCCCCGCCCAGGGCAGCGTGGGGGCTTCGGGCGACCTCGCGCCGCTGGCGCACCTCGCGCTGGCCCTGATCGGCCTGGGCGAGACCGAGCACGCGGGCGAGGTCCGGCCCGCCGGGGAGGTGCTGCGTGACCTCGGCCTCGCGCCGCTGAGGCTTCAGGCCAAAGAAGGCCTCGCCCTGATCAACGGCACGCAGCTGATGGGCAGCCTGCTCGCGCTCGCGCTGGTTGATGCCCGCACCCTGCTGCACACCGCCAACCTCGCCGCCGCGATGACCGTGGAGGCGCTGTCCGGCTCGCACCGCCCCTTCGGTGAGGGTGTGGTGCGGCTGCGGCCCCATCCCGGCGCGCTGGAGGTCGCCGCCGAGCTGCGCGCGTTCCTGCGGGGGTCCGAGATCGCGCCCGCGCACGCGACCTGCGGCCGGGTGCAGGACGCCTACAGCCTGCGGGCCGCGCCGCAGGTCCACGGGGCGACCCTCGACGCGCTGATGCAGGCCGCGCGGGTGCTGGACGTGGAATTCGCCTCGGTGACCGACAATCCGCTGATCTTTCCGGAAGCCGGGGACGGGGAGCAGGTCGTCTCGGGCGCGAACTTTCACGGGCAGCCCCTCGCGCTGACCGCCGACGCCCTCAAGGTCGCCGTGGCCGAACTCGCCTCGGTCAGTGAGCGGCGCTGCGAGCAGCTGCTCAACCCGGCGCTCTCGGGCCTGCCGGGCTTCCTGACGCCCGAGGGGGGCCTCAACTCCGGCCTGATGATCGCCCAGTACACCGCCGCCGCCCTGGTCAGCGAGAACAAGGTGCTGGCCCACCCCGCCAGTGTGGACTCCATCCCGACCAGCGCCAACCAGGAAGACCACGTCTCCATGGGCGCGCACGGGGCGCGGCAGCTGCGGCAGATTCTGGAACACGCGCGGACGGTGCTGAGCATCGAGCTGCTGTGCGCGGCGCAGGCCCTCAGCTTTCAGCCGCTGCGGGCGGGCGCCGGGGTGCAGGCCGCTTATGAGCGCATCCGGCAGGACGTCGCCCCGCTGGGACAGGACCGCTACTATCGGCCCGATCTGCTCAGGGTGCGTGCCCTGGTGACGAGCGGCGAGCTGCTGCACTGCGCGCGGGAGGCGTAG
- the hutI gene encoding imidazolonepropionase, which produces MRGAELTETLFTGIAQLVTPAPGPQRGAGMRELTVLPDAALLVRGGVVAWVGAERDAPAAAHTHGLGGVAVVPGLVDPHTHAVWAGDRLRDFEARAAGVSYEELLARGGGIRSTVRATAAASQAELVALARPRLQALRESGATTVEVKSGYGLDFGAEVRMLEAVRELTAEFTLMPTLLIHVPPTEGHGEYVQAVCGDLIPEVARAGLATAVDVFCEKEAFSVVETRAILEAAKFHGLTAKLHADQFHALGGVDLACDLGALSVDHLEASGEAQIAALAASDTVAILLPGVTLHLGLPAAPGRALVDAGACVAVGSDLNPGSSPVFSAPLVLALAVRLNGLTPAEALSAGTVNAAAALGLRDRGALAPGQRADFLALHSPDWRDLAFALGARPVRDVFVGGKELTP; this is translated from the coding sequence ATGCGCGGCGCTGAGCTTACGGAGACGCTCTTTACCGGCATCGCCCAGCTGGTGACCCCGGCCCCCGGCCCCCAGCGTGGGGCGGGGATGCGTGAGCTGACCGTGCTTCCCGACGCGGCGCTGCTGGTGCGGGGCGGCGTGGTCGCCTGGGTCGGCGCCGAGCGGGACGCGCCCGCTGCCGCCCACACCCACGGCCTCGGCGGTGTGGCCGTTGTGCCGGGTCTGGTGGACCCCCACACCCACGCGGTCTGGGCCGGGGACCGCCTGAGGGATTTCGAGGCGCGGGCCGCGGGTGTCTCCTACGAAGAGCTGCTCGCGCGGGGCGGCGGCATCCGCTCCACCGTGCGGGCAACGGCGGCAGCCTCGCAGGCGGAACTGGTGGCGCTGGCCCGCCCGCGCCTGCAAGCCCTCCGGGAGTCCGGGGCGACGACGGTCGAGGTCAAGAGCGGCTATGGCCTCGACTTCGGGGCGGAGGTGCGAATGCTGGAGGCGGTGCGCGAGCTGACGGCGGAGTTCACGCTGATGCCTACCCTGCTGATCCACGTTCCCCCGACCGAAGGACACGGCGAGTACGTCCAGGCCGTCTGCGGGGACTTGATCCCCGAGGTGGCCCGCGCAGGTCTGGCGACAGCAGTGGACGTGTTCTGCGAAAAGGAAGCCTTTTCTGTCGTGGAAACGCGGGCCATCCTCGAGGCTGCCAAGTTTCACGGCCTCACCGCCAAGCTGCACGCCGACCAGTTTCATGCCCTCGGCGGGGTGGACCTCGCCTGCGACCTCGGGGCGCTCAGCGTGGACCATCTGGAGGCCAGCGGCGAGGCGCAGATCGCGGCGCTGGCCGCGTCGGATACGGTGGCGATCCTGCTGCCCGGCGTCACCCTGCACCTGGGCCTGCCTGCCGCGCCGGGCCGCGCGCTCGTCGATGCGGGCGCCTGTGTGGCGGTGGGCAGCGACCTCAACCCGGGCAGCTCGCCCGTGTTCAGCGCGCCGCTGGTCCTCGCGTTGGCCGTGCGCCTGAACGGCCTGACCCCCGCCGAGGCCCTGAGCGCCGGCACGGTGAACGCCGCCGCCGCGCTGGGGCTGCGTGACCGGGGGGCGCTCGCGCCCGGCCAGCGGGCCGACTTCCTGGCCCTGCATTCGCCCGACTGGCGCGACCTCGCCTTCGCGTTGGGCGCCCGCCCGGTTCGGGACGTGTTCGTGGGCGGAAAGGAGCTGACCCCGTGA
- a CDS encoding arginase family protein: protein MTVPTHLPYGGVASFARAPLVQPDGDWHSDVGVLGVPFDIALGFRPGARFAPRALREASLRYVPPFTGLDGETRLGGVTFTDAGDVVLPSLEPELARDRTTGAARQVRGRCRVPVFLGGDHSVTFPLLRAYDDVPDLHVVQLDAHLDFTDTRNDTRYSNSSPFRRAVEALPNLVHITTVGLRGLRFDPEAVAAARARGHTLIPVEDVAADLAGALARLPSGKNVYLSVDADALDPAVLPGTSSPEPDGLTYGQALRLLAETARRNTVVGLDLVELAPNLDPSGRSELIGARLIMETLCEVFDARR, encoded by the coding sequence GTGACCGTCCCCACCCATCTTCCCTACGGCGGCGTCGCCTCCTTCGCCCGTGCCCCGCTCGTGCAGCCCGACGGCGACTGGCACTCGGACGTGGGCGTGCTGGGCGTGCCCTTCGACATCGCGCTGGGCTTCCGTCCCGGTGCCCGCTTCGCGCCCCGTGCGCTGCGGGAAGCCAGCCTGCGCTACGTACCCCCCTTCACCGGCTTGGACGGCGAGACCCGCTTGGGGGGCGTGACCTTCACCGACGCGGGCGACGTGGTCCTGCCTTCCCTCGAACCCGAACTCGCCCGCGACCGCACGACGGGGGCGGCGCGGCAGGTGCGGGGGCGCTGCCGCGTGCCGGTGTTCCTGGGGGGCGACCACTCCGTCACGTTCCCGCTGCTGCGGGCTTACGACGACGTGCCCGACCTCCACGTCGTGCAACTCGACGCGCACCTCGACTTTACCGACACCCGCAACGACACCCGCTATTCCAACTCCAGCCCCTTTCGCCGCGCGGTGGAGGCCCTGCCCAACCTCGTCCACATCACGACCGTGGGCCTGCGTGGGCTGCGCTTCGACCCCGAGGCGGTGGCGGCGGCCCGGGCACGGGGCCATACCCTGATCCCGGTGGAGGACGTGGCCGCCGACCTTGCCGGAGCGCTGGCTCGGTTGCCCAGCGGAAAAAACGTCTACCTCAGCGTGGACGCCGACGCCCTCGACCCCGCCGTGCTGCCGGGCACGAGCAGTCCGGAGCCGGACGGCCTGACCTACGGCCAGGCGCTGCGCCTTCTGGCAGAGACGGCCCGCCGCAACACAGTGGTGGGCCTCGACCTCGTGGAACTCGCGCCGAATCTCGACCCCTCGGGGCGCAGCGAGCTGATCGGCGCGCGGCTGATCATGGAAACGTTGTGCGAGGTGTTCGATGCGCGGCGCTGA
- a CDS encoding heavy metal translocating P-type ATPase: protein MDCASCVQKVERAVSRLPGTEGVQSNFGTQTLRLRLDETQTPRSELERQLRALGYVPHRLLAQAAAPTADAEGKTPPASRPTPWYATGQGRLVVGSGALLAAAWALSFAFPALGAWGYVLATLVGVGPLARRALASARLGEPFSINTLVTLAALGALLIGEAAEGAVVVFFFAVGELLEGVAAGRARAGVQALISLTPRTALRLSGGEVREVPAASLRVGERVQVRPGARVPADGVIEAGASALDDSPVTGESVPVEKGVGDPVYAGSVNGGGLLALRVTREASDNTIARILHLVEEAEGHRAPTARLIDRFSRVYTPGVVALSLGVATLPPLLAGAEWQPWLYRGLSLLLIGCPCALVLSVPAAITSAVAAGTRRGLLVKGGAALEALARVRTVAFDKTGTLTAGKPLVTDVQPLAGLEEREALRLAAAVEGASDHPLARAIHAHAQGLGLAVPPAEDAHAEPSHGVRARVEGRTLHVVSPRRAAERGWLTPQAGAQALALESQGKTVVVLAEEDGAAGSAALALLALRDEARPGAAEAVARLRRLGLRPVMLTGDNARTAQAIAGPLGLEVQAGLLPEDKLRLVRGYGAAGGVAMVGDGINDAPALAAADVGIAMGGGTDVALETADAALLHGRVTGVAELVGLSRATLRNIRQNLVFALGLKAVFLVTTLLGYTHLWTAILADTGATALVTANALRLLRWRGPQ, encoded by the coding sequence ATGGACTGCGCCTCCTGCGTGCAGAAGGTCGAGCGGGCGGTCTCGCGCCTGCCCGGCACCGAGGGGGTGCAGTCCAACTTCGGCACCCAGACGCTGCGCCTGCGCCTGGACGAGACCCAGACGCCCCGCAGCGAGCTGGAGCGGCAGTTGCGGGCGCTGGGGTACGTGCCGCACCGGCTGCTGGCGCAGGCGGCGGCCCCCACGGCGGACGCGGAGGGAAAGACCCCACCCGCCTCGCGGCCTACCCCCTGGTACGCGACCGGGCAGGGCCGCCTGGTCGTGGGCAGCGGCGCGCTGCTGGCGGCGGCGTGGGCGCTGTCCTTCGCCTTTCCGGCGCTGGGAGCCTGGGGCTACGTCCTCGCCACCCTGGTCGGCGTGGGGCCGCTGGCCCGCCGCGCCCTGGCCTCGGCGCGGCTGGGCGAGCCTTTTTCCATCAACACGCTCGTCACGCTGGCCGCGCTGGGCGCGCTCCTGATCGGGGAGGCGGCGGAGGGGGCGGTGGTCGTCTTTTTCTTCGCGGTGGGCGAGCTGCTGGAAGGGGTCGCGGCTGGACGCGCCCGCGCGGGCGTGCAGGCCCTGATCAGCCTGACGCCCCGCACCGCGCTGCGGCTCTCGGGCGGTGAGGTGCGCGAGGTCCCTGCCGCGAGCCTGCGGGTGGGCGAGCGGGTGCAGGTGCGCCCCGGCGCCCGCGTGCCCGCCGACGGGGTGATTGAGGCCGGGGCCTCGGCGCTCGACGACAGCCCGGTGACCGGCGAGAGCGTGCCCGTCGAGAAGGGGGTGGGCGACCCCGTGTACGCGGGCAGCGTGAACGGCGGCGGGCTGCTGGCCCTGCGCGTGACGCGGGAGGCGAGCGACAACACCATCGCGCGCATCCTGCACCTGGTCGAGGAGGCCGAGGGGCACCGCGCTCCCACCGCCCGCCTGATCGACCGCTTCAGCCGGGTGTACACGCCGGGCGTGGTCGCCCTGAGCCTGGGGGTCGCCACCCTGCCGCCGCTGCTGGCCGGGGCCGAGTGGCAGCCCTGGCTGTACCGGGGCCTCAGCCTGCTGCTGATCGGCTGCCCCTGCGCGCTGGTGCTGTCGGTCCCCGCCGCCATCACCAGCGCGGTGGCGGCGGGCACCCGGCGCGGCCTGCTTGTCAAGGGGGGCGCCGCGCTGGAAGCCCTGGCCCGCGTGCGGACGGTCGCCTTCGACAAGACCGGGACCCTGACCGCCGGAAAGCCGCTGGTGACCGACGTGCAGCCGCTGGCCGGGCTGGAAGAAAGGGAAGCCCTGCGCCTCGCGGCCGCCGTCGAGGGTGCCAGCGATCACCCGCTGGCCCGCGCGATCCACGCGCACGCGCAGGGGCTGGGCCTGGCTGTGCCCCCCGCCGAGGACGCCCACGCCGAGCCGAGCCACGGTGTCCGCGCCCGGGTGGAAGGCCGCACGCTGCACGTGGTCTCGCCGCGCCGGGCCGCCGAACGGGGCTGGCTGACCCCACAGGCCGGGGCGCAGGCGCTGGCGCTGGAGTCCCAGGGCAAGACCGTGGTCGTGCTGGCCGAGGAGGACGGCGCAGCCGGGTCGGCGGCCCTGGCGCTGCTCGCCCTGCGTGACGAGGCGCGGCCCGGTGCGGCCGAGGCGGTCGCGCGGCTGCGCCGCCTGGGCCTGCGCCCGGTGATGTTGACCGGCGACAACGCGCGCACAGCCCAGGCCATCGCCGGGCCGCTGGGGCTGGAGGTGCAAGCGGGCCTGCTGCCGGAAGACAAGCTGAGGCTGGTGCGCGGGTACGGCGCGGCGGGCGGCGTGGCGATGGTCGGCGACGGCATCAACGACGCGCCTGCCCTGGCCGCCGCCGACGTGGGCATCGCGATGGGCGGCGGCACCGACGTGGCCCTGGAAACCGCCGACGCCGCGCTGCTGCACGGGCGGGTCACGGGCGTGGCCGAGCTGGTCGGGTTGTCGCGCGCCACGCTGCGGAACATCCGCCAGAACCTCGTGTTCGCGCTGGGCCTCAAGGCGGTCTTTCTGGTCACCACCCTGCTGGGCTACACCCATCTGTGGACCGCGATCCTGGCCGACACCGGGGCGACGGCCCTGGTCACCGCCAACGCCCTGCGGCTGCTGCGCTGGCGCGGGCCGCAGTAG
- a CDS encoding IclR family transcriptional regulator, protein MPRTLATVDSAVRLLELFDADHTEWTLGALARRLAQPTSTVHEQLGTLTASGLLTRVGRGRYRLGWRLLKLSSALYGSVPWYAAAHDAMTALSRGTHLLAFVCVLEGQAADARVLCIARSVQGRDGPPVVGETQFELPVHATASGKLLLALRGWDPPANAPAFTPHTRRDPAAWASEAAAIRAARLAVSRDEWAVGSSGLAVPLLGAGGEVLAALGVSLPTPRLRERDALLRRLHDAAAEAAWTLGHRTPHGRGEGRRANI, encoded by the coding sequence ATGCCCCGGACCCTCGCCACCGTGGACAGCGCCGTGCGGCTGCTGGAGCTGTTCGACGCCGACCACACCGAATGGACGCTGGGCGCGCTGGCGCGGCGGCTGGCGCAACCCACCTCGACCGTTCACGAGCAGCTCGGCACCCTGACGGCCTCGGGGCTGCTGACGCGGGTGGGGCGGGGGCGCTACCGGCTGGGCTGGCGGCTGCTCAAGCTCTCCAGCGCCCTGTACGGCAGTGTCCCGTGGTACGCCGCCGCGCACGACGCGATGACGGCGCTCTCGCGCGGCACCCACCTGCTCGCCTTCGTGTGCGTGCTGGAGGGGCAGGCGGCGGACGCGCGGGTGCTGTGCATTGCCCGCTCGGTGCAGGGCCGCGACGGGCCGCCCGTCGTGGGGGAAACGCAGTTCGAGCTGCCCGTCCACGCCACCGCCAGCGGCAAACTGCTGCTCGCGCTGCGCGGGTGGGACCCCCCGGCGAATGCCCCGGCCTTTACGCCCCACACGCGGCGCGACCCGGCCGCCTGGGCCTCCGAGGCCGCCGCCATCCGCGCCGCCCGGCTGGCCGTCAGCCGCGACGAATGGGCCGTGGGCAGCAGCGGGCTGGCCGTACCGCTGCTGGGCGCCGGGGGCGAGGTACTGGCGGCGCTGGGGGTCAGCCTGCCCACCCCGCGCCTGCGCGAGCGCGACGCCCTGCTGCGGCGCCTGCACGACGCGGCGGCGGAGGCGGCCTGGACGCTGGGCCACCGCACGCCCCACGGACGGGGAGAGGGCCGGAGGGCTAACATCTGA
- the hutU gene encoding urocanate hydratase gives MPPVFPSLTDAPVIRAPRGPQRTAKGWMQEAAKRMLMNNLDPEVAENPAELIVYGGRGKAARNWPAFHKIVETLDRLENDETLLIQSGKPVAVLRTHEWAPRVLLANSNLVPHWATWETFDDLDRAGLTMYGQMTAGSWIYIGTQGILQGTYETFAGAAAKHFGGSLRGTVTVTAGLGGMGGAQPLAVKLAGGVSITIEIDPHRIGRRLDTRYLDEVADSLEDAVARAEAYKAAGEARSIGVQGNAALLVPRLVEIGYTPDLVTDQTSAHDPMWGYLPPLAPDEDGDRLRAEAPEEYRQRAYDAMAAHVRAILELQRRGAVAFDYGNNLRHRAREAGVENAFDYPGFVPAFIRDSFCEGRGPFRWVALSGDPEDIRATDRALLELFPEDARLQAWLTYAAGQIAFQGLPARICWLGYRERDRAGLLFNEMVADGRLKAPVVIGRDHLDAGSVASPYRETEAMKDGSDAVSDWPLLNFGVGIASGAAWMSFHHGGGVGLGFSQHSGLVAVADGTPEAAARLSRCLTNDPGLGVIRHADAGYDLALDVARERGLDLPSLGTRDRE, from the coding sequence ATGCCCCCAGTCTTTCCCAGTCTGACCGACGCCCCCGTCATCCGTGCCCCGCGCGGCCCGCAGCGCACCGCCAAAGGCTGGATGCAGGAGGCCGCCAAACGGATGCTGATGAACAACCTCGACCCCGAGGTCGCGGAAAACCCCGCCGAGCTGATCGTATACGGCGGGCGCGGCAAGGCGGCGCGCAATTGGCCCGCCTTCCACAAGATCGTGGAAACGCTCGACCGCCTGGAAAACGACGAGACGCTGCTGATCCAGTCGGGCAAGCCGGTCGCGGTCCTCAGAACGCACGAGTGGGCGCCGCGCGTGCTGCTCGCCAACTCCAACCTGGTGCCGCACTGGGCGACCTGGGAGACCTTCGACGACCTCGACCGCGCGGGCCTGACCATGTACGGCCAGATGACCGCCGGATCGTGGATCTACATTGGCACCCAGGGCATCCTGCAAGGCACCTACGAGACCTTTGCGGGCGCGGCGGCCAAGCATTTCGGCGGCTCGCTGAGGGGGACGGTCACGGTCACGGCGGGCCTCGGCGGCATGGGCGGGGCGCAGCCGCTGGCCGTCAAGCTGGCCGGGGGCGTGAGCATCACCATCGAGATCGACCCCCACCGCATCGGGCGGCGCCTGGACACCCGCTACCTCGACGAGGTGGCCGACTCGCTGGAGGACGCCGTCGCGCGGGCGGAAGCGTACAAGGCCGCCGGGGAGGCCCGTTCCATCGGGGTGCAGGGCAACGCCGCCCTTCTCGTGCCGCGCTTGGTGGAGATCGGCTATACGCCCGACCTGGTCACCGACCAGACCAGCGCCCACGATCCCATGTGGGGCTACCTTCCGCCGCTCGCCCCCGACGAGGACGGGGACAGACTGCGGGCGGAGGCCCCGGAGGAGTACCGCCAGCGGGCCTACGACGCGATGGCTGCCCACGTGCGCGCGATCCTGGAACTCCAGCGCCGGGGGGCGGTCGCCTTCGACTACGGCAACAACCTGCGCCACCGCGCGCGGGAGGCGGGCGTCGAGAACGCCTTTGACTACCCCGGCTTCGTGCCCGCCTTCATCCGCGATTCGTTCTGCGAGGGGCGCGGCCCCTTCCGCTGGGTGGCCCTCTCAGGGGACCCCGAAGACATCCGCGCGACCGACCGCGCCCTGCTGGAACTGTTCCCGGAAGACGCGCGGCTGCAAGCCTGGCTGACCTACGCTGCGGGGCAGATCGCCTTTCAGGGCCTGCCCGCCCGCATCTGCTGGCTGGGCTACCGCGAACGTGACCGTGCGGGCCTGCTGTTCAACGAGATGGTGGCCGACGGGCGCCTGAAGGCCCCGGTCGTAATCGGGCGCGACCACCTCGACGCCGGGTCAGTCGCCAGCCCCTACCGCGAAACCGAGGCGATGAAAGACGGCTCGGACGCCGTGTCCGACTGGCCGCTGCTGAACTTTGGCGTGGGGATCGCCTCGGGTGCGGCGTGGATGAGCTTTCATCACGGCGGCGGCGTGGGCCTGGGCTTCTCGCAACATTCCGGGCTGGTGGCGGTGGCGGACGGAACGCCGGAAGCTGCGGCCCGCCTCAGCCGCTGCCTGACCAACGACCCCGGCCTGGGCGTCATCCGCCACGCGGACGCGGGCTACGACCTCGCGCTGGACGTGGCGCGGGAGCGGGGGCTGGACCTGCCGAGTCTGGGGACGCGGGACCGGGAATGA